From Camelina sativa cultivar DH55 chromosome 7, Cs, whole genome shotgun sequence, one genomic window encodes:
- the LOC104703636 gene encoding phosphatidylinositol 3-kinase VPS34 isoform X2, whose amino-acid sequence MGASEFRFFLSCDINSPVTFRIEKLDGNLPVNKSTDSGVVSVAEEKKPELYIECALYIDGAPFGLPMRTRLKTTGPPYCWNELMTLSSKYRDLTAHSQLAITVWDVSCGKTEGLIGGATVLLFNSKGQMKSGKQKLRLWQGKEADGSFPTSTPGKVPRHERGELERLEKLMNKYERGQIKSIDWLDRLMLKSLDKIKEQESSKHGSSHLFVVIDFCSFEHRVVFQESGANLFITAPIGSTNEFVTVWDTELGKTNPSENKQLKLARSLDRGIIDRDLKPSNIERKSIQRVLKYPPTRTLSGDERQLLWKFRFSLMSEKRALTKFLRCVEWSDVQEAKQAVQLMYKWEMIDVCDALELLSPLFESEEVRAYAVSVLERADDEELQCYLLQLVQALRFERSDRSCLSQFLVQRALQNVELASFLRWYVAVELHDHVYAKRFYSTYELLEENMIKLPPGDNGEDGYKLWQSLVRQTEVTAQLCSITREVRNVRGNTQKKIEKLRQLLGGLLSELTYFEEPIRSPLTPSVIIKGIVAGESTLFKSQMHPLRLTFRTEDEGSCKIIFKKGDDLRQDQLVVQMVWLMDRLLKLENLDLCLTPYKVLATGHDEGMLEFIPSRSLAQILSEHRSITSYLQKFHPDEHAPFGITATCLDTFIKSCAGYSVITYILGIGDRHLDNLLLTDDGRLFHVDFAFILGRDPKPFPPPMKLCKEMVEAMGGAESQYYTRFKSYCCEAYNILRKSSNLILNLFHLMAGSTIPDIASDPEKGILKLQEKFRLDMDDEACIHFFQDLINESVSALFPQMVETIHRWAQYWR is encoded by the exons ATGGGTGCGAGCGAGTTTCGTTTCTTCCTCTCCTGCGATATCAATTCGCCCGTCACTTTTCGTATCGAGAAGCTTGATGGTAACCTCCCCGTCAACAAATCTACTGATTCGG gaGTTGTCTCAGTCGCAGAGGAGAAAAAACCAGAGCTTTACATCGAGTGTGCATTGTATATTGATGGAGCTCCTTTTGGCCTTCCCATGAGAACAAG ATTGAAAACTACAGGACCACCATACTGCTGGAATGAACTCATGACTCTAAGTTCTAAATATCGGGACTTGACTGCTCATTCGCAACTTGCTATCACt GTATGGGATGTGTCGTGTGGTAAAACTGAGGGACTGATTGGTGGGGCAACAGTCCTTCTATTTAATAGCAAAGGGCAAATGAAATCAGGAAAGCAGAAGCTCAGGCTCTGGCAGGGGAAAGAAGCGGATGGTTCATTTCCAACATCTACTCCTGGAAAG GTTCCACGGCATGAGCGCGGGGAGCTTGAGCGTTTGGAGAAGCTCATGAATAAGTATGAGAGGGGGCAGATCAAAAGCATTGATTGGCTGGATCGACTTATGTTGAAATCCTTGGATAAGATCAAGGAACAAGAAAGCTCCAAACATGGAAGCTCGCATCTGTTCGTGGTTATTGATTTCTGTAGTTTTGAGCATCGAGTCGTATTTCAG GAGTCTGGAGCCAATTTGTTCATAACTGCCCCAATTGGTTCAACAAACGAATTTGTTACTGTCTGGGATACAGAACTGGGAAAGACTAATCCTTCAGAGAACAAGCAACTAAAGCTGGCAAGGAGCTTGGATCGTGGCATAATTGACAGGGATCTCAAGCCAAGCAATATCGAGCGGAA ATCCATACAAAGAGTTCTGAAATATCCGCCAACAAGGACACTGAGTGGAGATGAAAGACAACTTCTTTGGAAGTTTCGTTTCTCTCTAATGTCTGAAAAGAGAGCTCTAACAAAATTTCTTCGGTGTGTGGAGTGGAGTGATGTTCAG GAAGCAAAGCAAGCAGTTCAACTGATGTACAAATGGGAAATGATAGATGTATGTGATGCTTTGGAGCTATTGTCTCCTCTATTTGAGAGTGAAGAG GTTCGAGCTTATGCTGTTAGTGTATTGGAAAGAgctgatgatgaagagcttCAGTGTTACTTGCTTCAACTTGTTCAGGCTCTCCGTTTTGAACGCTCTGATAGATCTTGCCTTTCTCAATTTCTTGTCCAACGGG CATTACAGAATGTTGAGTTGGCCAGTTTTCTCCGTTGGTATGTCGCTGTGGAACTTCATGACCATGTCTATGCCAAGCGATTTTACAGCACATATGAGTTACTCGAGGAGAACATGATCAAG CTGCCGCCTGGGGATAACGGAGAAGATGGATATAAATTGTGGCAAAGTTTAGTGCGTCAAACAGAAGTGACTGCTCAGTTATGTTCCATTACACGAGAAGTGAGAAATGTACGTGGAAACACCCAGAAAAAAATTGAGAAGCTCAGGCAGCTTTTAGGTGGACTCCTTAGCGAACTCACCTACTTTGAAGAG CCTATTAGATCACCACTTACCCCTAGTGTTATCATAAAGGGGATTGTGGCAGGAGAATCAACACTCTTTAAAAGTCAAATGCATCCTCTGCGCCTTACTTTCCGAACAGAAGATGAAGGAAGTtgcaaaattatatttaagaagGGAGATGATCTCCGGCAAGACCAACTG GTTGTTCAAATGGTTTGGCTCATGGATAGACTGCTTAAGCTGGAAAATCTTGATCTGTGCCTAACGCCTTATAAGGTGTTAGCAACTGGACACGACGAAGGAATGTTGGAATTCATACCATCCCGTTCTTTGGCTCAG ATTCTCTCAGAGCACCGAAGCATAACAAGTTATCTGCAGAAGTTTCATCCTGATGAGCATGCGCCTTTCGGGATAACAGCCACTTGTCTTGATACATTTATAAAAAGCTGTGCTGGCTATTCTGTGATCACATATATACTTGGGATTGGAGACAG ACACCTGGACAACCTCCTCCTTACAGATGATGGTCGTCTTTTCCACGTTGATTTCGCTTTCATTCTCGGTAGAGATCCTAAACCATTCCCTCCACCTATGAAACTCTGCAAAGAGATGGTGGAAGCCATGGGCGGAGCAGAGAG CCAATACTACACAAGGTTCAAATCCTACTGTTGTGAAGCATACAACATTCTCCGGAAATCGAGCAACCTTATTCTGAATCTGTTTCATCTCATGGCGGGTTCTACTATCCCTGATATAGCTTCAGACCCGGAAAAGGGCATTCTCAAA CTCCAAGAAAAGTTTAGGCTTGATATGGACGACGAAGCATGTATCCACTTCTTTCAAGACCTGATAAATGAAAGTGTAAGCGCGCTGTTCCCACAAATGGTTGAAACTATACACAGATGGGCTCAATACTGGCGTTGA
- the LOC104703636 gene encoding phosphatidylinositol 3-kinase VPS34 isoform X3 codes for MTLSSKYRDLTAHSQLAITVWDVSCGKTEGLIGGATVLLFNSKGQMKSGKQKLRLWQGKEADGSFPTSTPGKVPRHERGELERLEKLMNKYERGQIKSIDWLDRLMLKSLDKIKEQESSKHGSSHLFVVIDFCSFEHRVVFQESGANLFITAPIGSTNEFVTVWDTELGKTNPSENKQLKLARSLDRGIIDRDLKPSNIERKSIQRVLKYPPTRTLSGDERQLLWKFRFSLMSEKRALTKFLRCVEWSDVQEAKQAVQLMYKWEMIDVCDALELLSPLFESEEVRAYAVSVLERADDEELQCYLLQLVQALRFERSDRSCLSQFLVQRALQNVELASFLRWYVAVELHDHVYAKRFYSTYELLEENMIKLPPGDNGEDGYKLWQSLVRQTEVTAQLCSITREVRNVRGNTQKKIEKLRQLLGGLLSELTYFEEPIRSPLTPSVIIKGIVAGESTLFKSQMHPLRLTFRTEDEGSCKIIFKKGDDLRQDQLVVQMVWLMDRLLKLENLDLCLTPYKVLATGHDEGMLEFIPSRSLAQILSEHRSITSYLQKFHPDEHAPFGITATCLDTFIKSCAGYSVITYILGIGDRHLDNLLLTDDGRLFHVDFAFILGRDPKPFPPPMKLCKEMVEAMGGAESQYYTRFKSYCCEAYNILRKSSNLILNLFHLMAGSTIPDIASDPEKGILKLQEKFRLDMDDEACIHFFQDLINESVSALFPQMVETIHRWAQYWR; via the exons ATGACTCTAAGTTCTAAATATCGGGACTTGACTGCTCATTCGCAACTTGCTATCACt GTATGGGATGTGTCGTGTGGTAAAACTGAGGGACTGATTGGTGGGGCAACAGTCCTTCTATTTAATAGCAAAGGGCAAATGAAATCAGGAAAGCAGAAGCTCAGGCTCTGGCAGGGGAAAGAAGCGGATGGTTCATTTCCAACATCTACTCCTGGAAAG GTTCCACGGCATGAGCGCGGGGAGCTTGAGCGTTTGGAGAAGCTCATGAATAAGTATGAGAGGGGGCAGATCAAAAGCATTGATTGGCTGGATCGACTTATGTTGAAATCCTTGGATAAGATCAAGGAACAAGAAAGCTCCAAACATGGAAGCTCGCATCTGTTCGTGGTTATTGATTTCTGTAGTTTTGAGCATCGAGTCGTATTTCAG GAGTCTGGAGCCAATTTGTTCATAACTGCCCCAATTGGTTCAACAAACGAATTTGTTACTGTCTGGGATACAGAACTGGGAAAGACTAATCCTTCAGAGAACAAGCAACTAAAGCTGGCAAGGAGCTTGGATCGTGGCATAATTGACAGGGATCTCAAGCCAAGCAATATCGAGCGGAA ATCCATACAAAGAGTTCTGAAATATCCGCCAACAAGGACACTGAGTGGAGATGAAAGACAACTTCTTTGGAAGTTTCGTTTCTCTCTAATGTCTGAAAAGAGAGCTCTAACAAAATTTCTTCGGTGTGTGGAGTGGAGTGATGTTCAG GAAGCAAAGCAAGCAGTTCAACTGATGTACAAATGGGAAATGATAGATGTATGTGATGCTTTGGAGCTATTGTCTCCTCTATTTGAGAGTGAAGAG GTTCGAGCTTATGCTGTTAGTGTATTGGAAAGAgctgatgatgaagagcttCAGTGTTACTTGCTTCAACTTGTTCAGGCTCTCCGTTTTGAACGCTCTGATAGATCTTGCCTTTCTCAATTTCTTGTCCAACGGG CATTACAGAATGTTGAGTTGGCCAGTTTTCTCCGTTGGTATGTCGCTGTGGAACTTCATGACCATGTCTATGCCAAGCGATTTTACAGCACATATGAGTTACTCGAGGAGAACATGATCAAG CTGCCGCCTGGGGATAACGGAGAAGATGGATATAAATTGTGGCAAAGTTTAGTGCGTCAAACAGAAGTGACTGCTCAGTTATGTTCCATTACACGAGAAGTGAGAAATGTACGTGGAAACACCCAGAAAAAAATTGAGAAGCTCAGGCAGCTTTTAGGTGGACTCCTTAGCGAACTCACCTACTTTGAAGAG CCTATTAGATCACCACTTACCCCTAGTGTTATCATAAAGGGGATTGTGGCAGGAGAATCAACACTCTTTAAAAGTCAAATGCATCCTCTGCGCCTTACTTTCCGAACAGAAGATGAAGGAAGTtgcaaaattatatttaagaagGGAGATGATCTCCGGCAAGACCAACTG GTTGTTCAAATGGTTTGGCTCATGGATAGACTGCTTAAGCTGGAAAATCTTGATCTGTGCCTAACGCCTTATAAGGTGTTAGCAACTGGACACGACGAAGGAATGTTGGAATTCATACCATCCCGTTCTTTGGCTCAG ATTCTCTCAGAGCACCGAAGCATAACAAGTTATCTGCAGAAGTTTCATCCTGATGAGCATGCGCCTTTCGGGATAACAGCCACTTGTCTTGATACATTTATAAAAAGCTGTGCTGGCTATTCTGTGATCACATATATACTTGGGATTGGAGACAG ACACCTGGACAACCTCCTCCTTACAGATGATGGTCGTCTTTTCCACGTTGATTTCGCTTTCATTCTCGGTAGAGATCCTAAACCATTCCCTCCACCTATGAAACTCTGCAAAGAGATGGTGGAAGCCATGGGCGGAGCAGAGAG CCAATACTACACAAGGTTCAAATCCTACTGTTGTGAAGCATACAACATTCTCCGGAAATCGAGCAACCTTATTCTGAATCTGTTTCATCTCATGGCGGGTTCTACTATCCCTGATATAGCTTCAGACCCGGAAAAGGGCATTCTCAAA CTCCAAGAAAAGTTTAGGCTTGATATGGACGACGAAGCATGTATCCACTTCTTTCAAGACCTGATAAATGAAAGTGTAAGCGCGCTGTTCCCACAAATGGTTGAAACTATACACAGATGGGCTCAATACTGGCGTTGA
- the LOC104703636 gene encoding phosphatidylinositol 3-kinase VPS34 isoform X1 — protein sequence MGASEFRFFLSCDINSPVTFRIEKLDGNLPVNKSTDSGVVSVAEEKKPELYIECALYIDGAPFGLPMRTRLKTTGPPYCWNELMTLSSKYRDLTAHSQLAITVWDVSCGKTEGLIGGATVLLFNSKGQMKSGKQKLRLWQGKEADGSFPTSTPGKVPRHERGELERLEKLMNKYERGQIKSIDWLDRLMLKSLDKIKEQESSKHGSSHLFVVIDFCSFEHRVVFQESGANLFITAPIGSTNEFVTVWDTELGKTNPSENKQLKLARSLDRGIIDRDLKPSNIERKSIQRVLKYPPTRTLSGDERQLLWKFRFSLMSEKRALTKFLRCVEWSDVQEAKQAVQLMYKWEMIDVCDALELLSPLFESEEVRAYAVSVLERADDEELQCYLLQLVQALRFERSDRSCLSQFLVQRALQNVELASFLRWYVAVELHDHVYAKRFYSTYELLEENMIKLPPGDNGEDGYKLWQSLVRQTEVTAQLCSITREVRNVRGNTQKKIEKLRQLLGGLLSELTYFEEPIRSPLTPSVIIKGIVAGESTLFKSQMHPLRLTFRTEDEGSCKIIFKKGDDLRQDQLVVQMVWLMDRLLKLENLDLCLTPYKVLATGHDEGMLEFIPSRSLAQILSEHRSITSYLQKFHPDEHAPFGITATCLDTFIKSCAGYSVITYILGIGDRHLDNLLLTDDGRLFHVDFAFILGRDPKPFPPPMKLCKEMVEAMGGAESQYYTRFKSYCCEAYNILRKSSNLILNLFHLMAGSTIPDIASDPEKGILKLQEKFRLDMDDEACIHFFQDLINESVSALFPQMVETIHRWAQYWR from the exons ATGGGTGCGAGCGAGTTTCGTTTCTTCCTCTCCTGCGATATCAATTCGCCCGTCACTTTTCGTATCGAGAAGCTTGATGGTAACCTCCCCGTCAACAAATCTACTGATTCGG gaGTTGTCTCAGTCGCAGAGGAGAAAAAACCAGAGCTTTACATCGAGTGTGCATTGTATATTGATGGAGCTCCTTTTGGCCTTCCCATGAGAACAag ATTGAAAACTACAGGACCACCATACTGCTGGAATGAACTCATGACTCTAAGTTCTAAATATCGGGACTTGACTGCTCATTCGCAACTTGCTATCACt GTATGGGATGTGTCGTGTGGTAAAACTGAGGGACTGATTGGTGGGGCAACAGTCCTTCTATTTAATAGCAAAGGGCAAATGAAATCAGGAAAGCAGAAGCTCAGGCTCTGGCAGGGGAAAGAAGCGGATGGTTCATTTCCAACATCTACTCCTGGAAAG GTTCCACGGCATGAGCGCGGGGAGCTTGAGCGTTTGGAGAAGCTCATGAATAAGTATGAGAGGGGGCAGATCAAAAGCATTGATTGGCTGGATCGACTTATGTTGAAATCCTTGGATAAGATCAAGGAACAAGAAAGCTCCAAACATGGAAGCTCGCATCTGTTCGTGGTTATTGATTTCTGTAGTTTTGAGCATCGAGTCGTATTTCAG GAGTCTGGAGCCAATTTGTTCATAACTGCCCCAATTGGTTCAACAAACGAATTTGTTACTGTCTGGGATACAGAACTGGGAAAGACTAATCCTTCAGAGAACAAGCAACTAAAGCTGGCAAGGAGCTTGGATCGTGGCATAATTGACAGGGATCTCAAGCCAAGCAATATCGAGCGGAA ATCCATACAAAGAGTTCTGAAATATCCGCCAACAAGGACACTGAGTGGAGATGAAAGACAACTTCTTTGGAAGTTTCGTTTCTCTCTAATGTCTGAAAAGAGAGCTCTAACAAAATTTCTTCGGTGTGTGGAGTGGAGTGATGTTCAG GAAGCAAAGCAAGCAGTTCAACTGATGTACAAATGGGAAATGATAGATGTATGTGATGCTTTGGAGCTATTGTCTCCTCTATTTGAGAGTGAAGAG GTTCGAGCTTATGCTGTTAGTGTATTGGAAAGAgctgatgatgaagagcttCAGTGTTACTTGCTTCAACTTGTTCAGGCTCTCCGTTTTGAACGCTCTGATAGATCTTGCCTTTCTCAATTTCTTGTCCAACGGG CATTACAGAATGTTGAGTTGGCCAGTTTTCTCCGTTGGTATGTCGCTGTGGAACTTCATGACCATGTCTATGCCAAGCGATTTTACAGCACATATGAGTTACTCGAGGAGAACATGATCAAG CTGCCGCCTGGGGATAACGGAGAAGATGGATATAAATTGTGGCAAAGTTTAGTGCGTCAAACAGAAGTGACTGCTCAGTTATGTTCCATTACACGAGAAGTGAGAAATGTACGTGGAAACACCCAGAAAAAAATTGAGAAGCTCAGGCAGCTTTTAGGTGGACTCCTTAGCGAACTCACCTACTTTGAAGAG CCTATTAGATCACCACTTACCCCTAGTGTTATCATAAAGGGGATTGTGGCAGGAGAATCAACACTCTTTAAAAGTCAAATGCATCCTCTGCGCCTTACTTTCCGAACAGAAGATGAAGGAAGTtgcaaaattatatttaagaagGGAGATGATCTCCGGCAAGACCAACTG GTTGTTCAAATGGTTTGGCTCATGGATAGACTGCTTAAGCTGGAAAATCTTGATCTGTGCCTAACGCCTTATAAGGTGTTAGCAACTGGACACGACGAAGGAATGTTGGAATTCATACCATCCCGTTCTTTGGCTCAG ATTCTCTCAGAGCACCGAAGCATAACAAGTTATCTGCAGAAGTTTCATCCTGATGAGCATGCGCCTTTCGGGATAACAGCCACTTGTCTTGATACATTTATAAAAAGCTGTGCTGGCTATTCTGTGATCACATATATACTTGGGATTGGAGACAG ACACCTGGACAACCTCCTCCTTACAGATGATGGTCGTCTTTTCCACGTTGATTTCGCTTTCATTCTCGGTAGAGATCCTAAACCATTCCCTCCACCTATGAAACTCTGCAAAGAGATGGTGGAAGCCATGGGCGGAGCAGAGAG CCAATACTACACAAGGTTCAAATCCTACTGTTGTGAAGCATACAACATTCTCCGGAAATCGAGCAACCTTATTCTGAATCTGTTTCATCTCATGGCGGGTTCTACTATCCCTGATATAGCTTCAGACCCGGAAAAGGGCATTCTCAAA CTCCAAGAAAAGTTTAGGCTTGATATGGACGACGAAGCATGTATCCACTTCTTTCAAGACCTGATAAATGAAAGTGTAAGCGCGCTGTTCCCACAAATGGTTGAAACTATACACAGATGGGCTCAATACTGGCGTTGA
- the LOC104705140 gene encoding F-box protein At2g18780-like, with translation MTTTSTMFDLPEELVEEILSRVTMTSLRSVRLSCKKWNALSKKRILGKAATSQFLGFTTWDSRVCSLRLDLQGIRNDDGGDLGYPSIKQSRNHKILRMSDYYRCGELFSGSEIYEFSSKSWRVLDFTTNVEIRSLINRHGQSLNGNAYYSAEEKIIMQGGLAEAGAFLLCFDFTSERFRPRLSLPFHASDEDALTIYLTKQLTSLDKMDTSNL, from the exons ATGACGACGACGTCGACGATGTTCGATCTTCCAGAGGAATTGGTAGAGGAGATACTCTCTAGGGTTACTATGACATCTCTCAGATCAGTGCGATTAAGTTGCAAAAAATGGAACGCTCTCTCCAAAAAAAGGATCCTTGGTAAAGCAGCAACGAGTCAGTTTCTAGGGTTTACGACGTGGGATTCTAGGGTTTGCTCTTTGAGACTCGATCTCCAAGGAATCCGAAACGACGACGGTGGTGACTTGGGTTATCCATCTATAAAGCAA AGccgtaaccacaaaatcttgaggatGTCTGATTATTATCGATGCGGCGAGCTTTTTTCTGGGTCCGAGATCTATGAGTTTAGCTCTAAATCGTGGAGGGTTCTTGATTTCACTACCAACGTGGAAATACGGTCTCTCATCAATCGACATGGCCAGTCTCTGAATGGGAATGCTTACTATTCTGCTGAAGAGAAGATAATCATGCAAGGAGGATTAGCAGAGGCTGGAGcctttttgctctgttttgattttacatcAGAGAGATTTCGACCACGTCTGTCTCTGCCGTTTCACGCTTCTGATGAAGACGCTCTGACTATATATCTGACCAAACAGCTCACATCATTGGACAAGATGGATACTTCAAACCTGTGA